A genome region from Setaria italica strain Yugu1 chromosome III, Setaria_italica_v2.0, whole genome shotgun sequence includes the following:
- the LOC106804238 gene encoding protein STAY-GREEN LIKE, chloroplastic gives MAARGGALCFSSSSGAAAVTSSRPSRRTGGCRPEPPRFLVVSCDTRTADVYSSLAAKLLGPPTTFNAAKLKVEFAGEDLQLRGKNKKQPFPRAYTLTHCDFTANLTLAVTGPMSSEQLRSWQSTLQRDDVVAEWKEAAGGEMTTTLHVHCFVSGANLLQELAAGFRYYVFCKELPLVLKAVVHGDAALFAERPELMDAKVWVHFHSSSRKYNRIECWGPLREATKRNLQLDLDGRLDELQSAITRRRRKWASPETIFNALVALLL, from the exons atggcggcgcgcggcggcgcgctgtgcttctcctcctcgtccggcgccgccgccgttacGAGCAGCAGGCCGAGCAGGAGGACAGGTGGCTGCAGGCCGGAACCGCCGCGGTTCTTGGTCGTCAGCTGCGACACCAGGACAGCGGACGTCTACTCCTCCCTG GCCGCGAAGCTACTGGGGCCTCCCACGACCTTCAACGCGGCGAAGCTCAAGGTGGAGTTCGCCGGGGAGGATCTGCAGCTGCggggcaagaacaagaagcagCCATTCCCCAGAGCCTACACTCTGACCCACTGCGACTTCACGGCCAATCTGACGCTCGCCGTGACGGGGCCAATGAGCAGCGAGCAGCTGCGGAGCTGGCAGTCGACGCTGCAGAGGGACGACGTGGTGGCCGAGTGgaaggaggcggccggcggggagaTGACGACGACGCTGCACGTGCATTGCTTCGTCAGCGGCGCCAACCTCCTGCAGGAGCTGGCGGCGGGATTCAGATACTACGTCTTCTGCAAGGAGCTACCGCTG GTCCTCAAGGCGGTGGTTCACGGCGACGCTGCGCTGTTCGCTGAGCGGCCGGAGCTGATGGATGCCAAGGTGTGGGTGCACTTCCACTCCAGCTCGCGCAAGTACAACCGGATAGAGTGTTGGGGTCCGCTCAGGGAGGCCACGAAGAGGAACCTGCAGCTGGATCTGGATGGGCGGCTGGACGAACTGCAGAGCGCAATCACCAGGAGGCGACGCAAATGGGCGAGCCCGGAGACAATCTTCAACGCCCTCGTCGCACTTCTCCTATGA
- the LOC101781689 gene encoding proteinaceous RNase P 1, chloroplastic/mitochondrial isoform X1, with the protein MRVAAAAAGALRPTAATFLLFSPLRQHRRPTLHLPFARRRRHSYSSTATVADPTPTLEDSGGARGEAEGKAARRRRARESPEGLLRHQLDMCSRNADLTTALRLYDAALSPDSPVPLSLHHYNCLLYLCSNAAASDPESSAAAAQRGFDIFARMEADGVQPNEATLTSVARLAAATRDPAMAFSVVRRMAAAGTPPRLRTYGPALFAYCDAKDADGAGQVEAHMDASGVVPEEPELAALLRVNADKGRADEVYRLLHRTRALVRQVCDTTAQVVEAWFRSDAASEAGVDKWDPSQVREGVVKGGGGWHGQGWLGKGQWSVGRSEMDKEGTCQRCGERLVCIDIDPSETDNFANSLTELAIKREVREDFLGFQRWLRRHGPFDAVIDAANVGLYNSKAFSFSQVNSVANAIQRVTKSKKLPLIILHRSRVNGGPAKAPFNQKILEGWRNAGALYATPPGSNDDWYWLYAAVSCRSLLVTNDEMRDHLFQLLGTGFFPRWKEKHQVRLTFSGRGPTLHLPPPYSIVIQESEDGTWHVPTTTGDDIEKPRQWICSTRKSFK; encoded by the exons CCCACCCTACACCTCCCCttcgcccgccggcgccgccactcCTACTCCTCCACCGCCACGGTCGCTGACCCGACGCCGACGCTGGAGGACTCCGGCGGTGCCAGAGGGGAAGCCGAAGGCaaggccgcccgccgccgccgcgcccgcgagTCCCCCGAGGGTCTCCTCCGCCACCAGCTCGACATGTGCTCCCGCAACGCCGACCTCACCACCGCGCTTCGCCTCTACGACGCCGCCCTCTCCCCGGACTCCCCCGTCCCGCTCTCCCTCCACCACTACAACTGCCTGCTCTACCTCTGctccaacgccgccgcctccgatcccgaaagctccgccgccgccgcccagcgggGCTTCGACATCTTCGCCAGGATGGAGGCCGACGGCGTTCAGCCCAATGAGGCCACCCTCACCAGCGtcgcgcgcctcgccgccgccacgcgcgACCCCGCCATGGCCTTCTCCGTCGTCCGCCGCATGGCCGCTGCGGGCACCCCGCCGCGCCTCCGCACCTACGGCCCGGCCCTCTTCGCGTACTGCGACGCCAAAGACGCCGACGGGGCCGGGCAGGTCGAGGCCCACATGGACGCCTCTGGCGTCGTGCCCGAGGAGCCCGagctcgccgcgctgctccgcGTCAACGCGGACAAGGGCAGGGCCGATGAGGTGTACAGGCTACTGCACAGGACGCGCGCCCTCGTCAGGCAGGTCTGCGACACCACCGCCCAGGTTGTCGAGGCCTGGTTCCGGTCGGACGCCGCGTCGGAGGCGGGGGTGGACAAGTGGGATCCCAGCCAGGTCAGGGAGGGCGTcgtcaagggcggcggcggctggcatGGCCAGGGATGGCTTGGCAAGGGGCAATGGAGCGTTGGCCGGAGCGAGATGGACAAGGAAGGGACATGCCAACGCTGCGGGGAGAGGCTTGTCTGCATAGACATTGATCCATCCGAGACTGACAACTTTGCAAATTCCCTCACCGAACTGGCCATCAAGCGCGAGGTCAGGGAGGATTTCCTCGGCTTTCAG AGGTGGCTACGTCGCCATGGACCATTTGATGCTGTTATAGATGCCGCCAATGTCGGCCTTTACAATAGTAAAGCTTTCAGTTTTTCCCAG GTGAACTCTGTTGCAAATGCTATACAGAGAGTAACTAAATCAAAGAAGTTGCCGCTGATCATTTTGCATAGGAGCCGTGTAAATGGTGGTCCTGCGAAAGCTCCGTTCAACCAGAAGATTCTAGAGGGTTGGAGGAATGCTGGAGCTCTGTATGCTACCCCTCCTGGTTCCAATGATGATTG GTATTGGCTGTATGCGGCTGTCAGTTGCCGATCGTTGCTTGTTACAAATGATGAGATGCGAGACCACTTATTTCAACTGCTTGGTACTGGTTTTTTCCCCAGGTGGAAAGAGAAACACCAG GTCAGGCTTACTTTCTCAGGACGTGGCCCGACTCTTCACTTACCGCCTCCTTATTCAATTGTTATTCAG GAATCTGAAGATGGAACCTGGCATGTACCAACAACAACTGGTGATGATATTGAAAAGCCGCGGCAGTGGATCTGCTCCACAAGAAAATCTTTCAAGTAG
- the LOC101781689 gene encoding proteinaceous RNase P 1, chloroplastic/mitochondrial isoform X2, producing MRVAAAAAGALRPTAATFLLFSPLRQHRRPTLHLPFARRRRHSYSSTATVADPTPTLEDSGGARGEAEGKAARRRRARESPEGLLRHQLDMCSRNADLTTALRLYDAALSPDSPVPLSLHHYNCLLYLCSNAAASDPESSAAAAQRGFDIFARMEADGVQPNEATLTSVARLAAATRDPAMAFSVVRRMAAAGTPPRLRTYGPALFAYCDAKDADGAGQVEAHMDASGVVPEEPELAALLRVNADKGRADEVYRLLHRTRALVRQVCDTTAQVVEAWFRSDAASEAGVDKWDPSQVREGVVKGGGGWHGQGWLGKGQWSVGRSEMDKEGTCQRCGERLVCIDIDPSETDNFANSLTELAIKREVREDFLGFQRWLRRHGPFDAVIDAANVGLYNSKAFSFSQVNSVANAIQRVTKSKKLPLIILHRSRVNGGPAKAPFNQKILEGWRNAGALYATPPGSNDDWYWLYAAVSCRSLLVTNDEMRDHLFQLLGTGFFPRWKEKHQAYFLRTWPDSSLTASLFNCYSGI from the exons CCCACCCTACACCTCCCCttcgcccgccggcgccgccactcCTACTCCTCCACCGCCACGGTCGCTGACCCGACGCCGACGCTGGAGGACTCCGGCGGTGCCAGAGGGGAAGCCGAAGGCaaggccgcccgccgccgccgcgcccgcgagTCCCCCGAGGGTCTCCTCCGCCACCAGCTCGACATGTGCTCCCGCAACGCCGACCTCACCACCGCGCTTCGCCTCTACGACGCCGCCCTCTCCCCGGACTCCCCCGTCCCGCTCTCCCTCCACCACTACAACTGCCTGCTCTACCTCTGctccaacgccgccgcctccgatcccgaaagctccgccgccgccgcccagcgggGCTTCGACATCTTCGCCAGGATGGAGGCCGACGGCGTTCAGCCCAATGAGGCCACCCTCACCAGCGtcgcgcgcctcgccgccgccacgcgcgACCCCGCCATGGCCTTCTCCGTCGTCCGCCGCATGGCCGCTGCGGGCACCCCGCCGCGCCTCCGCACCTACGGCCCGGCCCTCTTCGCGTACTGCGACGCCAAAGACGCCGACGGGGCCGGGCAGGTCGAGGCCCACATGGACGCCTCTGGCGTCGTGCCCGAGGAGCCCGagctcgccgcgctgctccgcGTCAACGCGGACAAGGGCAGGGCCGATGAGGTGTACAGGCTACTGCACAGGACGCGCGCCCTCGTCAGGCAGGTCTGCGACACCACCGCCCAGGTTGTCGAGGCCTGGTTCCGGTCGGACGCCGCGTCGGAGGCGGGGGTGGACAAGTGGGATCCCAGCCAGGTCAGGGAGGGCGTcgtcaagggcggcggcggctggcatGGCCAGGGATGGCTTGGCAAGGGGCAATGGAGCGTTGGCCGGAGCGAGATGGACAAGGAAGGGACATGCCAACGCTGCGGGGAGAGGCTTGTCTGCATAGACATTGATCCATCCGAGACTGACAACTTTGCAAATTCCCTCACCGAACTGGCCATCAAGCGCGAGGTCAGGGAGGATTTCCTCGGCTTTCAG AGGTGGCTACGTCGCCATGGACCATTTGATGCTGTTATAGATGCCGCCAATGTCGGCCTTTACAATAGTAAAGCTTTCAGTTTTTCCCAG GTGAACTCTGTTGCAAATGCTATACAGAGAGTAACTAAATCAAAGAAGTTGCCGCTGATCATTTTGCATAGGAGCCGTGTAAATGGTGGTCCTGCGAAAGCTCCGTTCAACCAGAAGATTCTAGAGGGTTGGAGGAATGCTGGAGCTCTGTATGCTACCCCTCCTGGTTCCAATGATGATTG GTATTGGCTGTATGCGGCTGTCAGTTGCCGATCGTTGCTTGTTACAAATGATGAGATGCGAGACCACTTATTTCAACTGCTTGGTACTGGTTTTTTCCCCAGGTGGAAAGAGAAACACCAG GCTTACTTTCTCAGGACGTGGCCCGACTCTTCACTTACCGCCTCCTTATTCAATTGTTATTCAG GAATCTGA